In the genome of Candidatus Shapirobacteria bacterium, one region contains:
- a CDS encoding nicotianamine synthase family protein — MYSPFEELCEIADTNLNDLIGVKKNAVRMEKMVLALSSEDDCLIVERLKKIGKLIKLQILYETYKTELETDSAMEFLEGEKTLEALMSKRSKTLITNEISIGKIRANDKILFIGSGPLPMSAILYNKYAACPVDCYEKDKNKANLSKKVLSKLGLLGKINVYCKSGEKLKTDKYNVIVVALLAKPKNKIFRAIYASMKPGTRVICRTSDAANKILYEETDEKLFKKYGFSKKNKADKNQTVSSVFYLGN; from the coding sequence ATGTATAGCCCATTTGAAGAACTCTGTGAAATCGCAGATACAAACTTGAACGACTTAATTGGAGTAAAAAAGAACGCTGTCCGTATGGAGAAAATGGTGTTGGCGCTTTCAAGCGAGGATGACTGTTTGATAGTTGAGCGTTTAAAAAAAATAGGCAAGCTAATTAAATTACAAATACTATATGAAACATATAAGACCGAATTGGAAACAGATTCGGCAATGGAGTTTCTTGAAGGCGAGAAGACACTGGAAGCATTGATGTCTAAACGCTCAAAAACACTTATTACCAACGAAATATCTATTGGAAAAATCAGGGCAAACGACAAGATATTGTTTATCGGCTCAGGGCCGCTACCGATGAGCGCCATTTTGTACAACAAATATGCTGCATGTCCGGTAGATTGCTATGAAAAAGATAAGAATAAGGCCAACCTTTCTAAAAAGGTTCTATCAAAACTTGGGCTATTGGGGAAAATTAATGTTTATTGCAAAAGTGGAGAAAAGTTAAAAACCGACAAATACAATGTAATCGTTGTTGCCTTGCTAGCAAAACCCAAGAATAAAATTTTCCGGGCGATATATGCGTCAATGAAACCCGGCACCAGAGTAATATGCAGGACTTCAGACGCAGCCAATAAAATTCTTTACGAGGAGACTGATGAGAAGTTGTTTAAGAAATATGGCTTTTCCAAAAAAAATAAAGCCGATAAAAACCAGACGGTTTCATCGGTATTTTATTTAGGAAACTAA